In Herbiconiux sp. SALV-R1, the genomic window TTCCTCTGGAGGGGGGTGCCAGGTTTGCCTCGGCCACTTGATCTGCCCGCACGACGAGAAGCAATCGCGCAAGCCGCATTCCGCCTTCTTGCCCGAGAAGGCAGCCGAGGCCTGACGGTCAAAGCACTCGCAGCAGAACTAGGCGGGTCGACGACGCTGATCACTCACATCTACCCGCGCAAGTCGGACATCTATGACGGCATGCTGGCCAGCCTCGAAGAAGACCTGGCGACCACACTGTCGCGCGTTCCATCCTCAGACGACCCCGTCGCAGGCCTTCGAGCTTTCCTGATGTGGTGCATTCCACTCAACGCTGACGAGATCGAAGAAGAGCGCTTGCGTCTGGTGCTCCTTGATCAAGCCGAACACGACCCGCGGATTCGAACCTTCCTGATCGGCGTCGAACAGAAGATGCGCACACTGTTCCGTCAGCAGCTAGCCCCTCTCGTCCCGGCGGACCAGATTGAGCCTTTGACACTACTGCTTCGCGCACTAACGAACGGAGCGACTCTCGGATCGATAGAACATCCCGAGAAATGGGACGCCCACCGCGTGGGCCAAGTAATCGATCATCTCGTGGACACCGTGGTCAGACCCCGTGTCGGTCACGTCGCTGGCCGCAAGCCGGGGGAGACATCCCTGCAGGTCCAGTGACTTCCGCCGCGCCGAGACCCTTACCTCAAAGCGCCCAGCCGCCGTCGATGGTGAAGTCGGCACCGGTCACGTAGCGGGAGTCGTCGCTGACGAGGTACGACACCAGAGCCACTCATCGTGCCTGATCTCGCCGCTTCATGATGTGAAGCATGATTGCAGAAAATGAAATCAGCGTAAAGGAAATCCCTGATCAAAAGCGATATGAACAGCCCCCAGCCGTACCTGCATGTCACAAGAAGCGGATGTACGCTCGGTGCAACTATCGCAACCAAATCACCCGGTCAGGGGGCTTTGTTCTCGTTGCAGAGGGGAGTACCCACAACTTGCGTCATTGCAAGAAGCGAGAACACGCAGCTTTCATGTGGTGCCCCGGCGGATTCGTGACCGGCGAATTCTGTTCGTTTGGGCGTCCTTTGGGGCAGCTGACAGAGTTGCGGTGACCCCGAAGCCCTCAGTGGTGGTGGCCTTCGTCTTTGTGGTCGTCGTCCTCGAGGAGCATGCCGACTGAGGTGGCGCAAGCATCGCCCTTCCAGGCTTGGATGCCCTCGCGGATCGCAAAGATGACGATCACGAGAGCGGCGATCGGGTCGGCCCACCACCATCCGAAGAGCGTGTTCAGGAGGAGGCCGATGAGGACGGCGGCCGAGAGGTAGGTGCAGATCAGCGTCTGCTTCGAGTCGGCGATTGCTGTCGCGGAGCCGAGTTCGCGTCCGGTGCGTCGTTCCGCGAGCGAGAGGAACGGCATGATGACGACGCTGAGAGCGGTGAGGACAATCCCGACGGTGCTGTGCTCGATGTCGACCGCTTGGGTGAGGGTCAGGATGGCGTTGGCGCCGACGTAGAGGGCGAGAGCGAAGAACGCGAGAGCGATGACGCGGAGGGTGCCCTTCTCCCAGCGCTCGGGGTCTTTGCGGGTGAACTGCCAAGCAACGGCTGCAGCGGAGAGCACTTCGATTGTGGAGTCGAGGCCGAAACCGATCAGGGCTCCGGATGAGGCTGCGGTGCCGGCCGCGATCGCGATGATCGCCTCGATCAGGTTGTAGCCGATCGTGATGGCGACGATCAGGCGGATGCGCTTCTGCAGCACCGCCTTTCGGTCATGGTTTGGGCGTTCGGTTGTGGTGGTCACAGGGTGACCTCGCAGCAGCCGGGGACGGTGCAGGCTTCGTCGTTGCAGGGGGCGGAGGCGTCGACGGCGAGCACGACTCCGACGAGGTTGTTGAGTGCTTTCGCGAGGTGGGCGTCGGCGATCTCGTAACGGTGCTGCCGGCCTTCGGGTTCGGCGACGACGATGCCGCAGTCGCGGAGGCAGGTGAGGTGGTTGGAGACGTTCTGACGGGTGAGTTCGAGCTGCTGGGCGATCTCCGCGGGGTAGGCCGGCTGGTCCAGCAGGAGCATCAGGATGCGCGATCTGGTCGGGTCGGCCATGGCGCGGCCGAGCCTGTTCATGACGTCGAGGCGCGTGCTGATCGTGAGCATGAGCCCATTAATACAGTGTCTGCTGTATTAATCAAGCGGTGCTGGTGCTGGTGCCGGTGTTGGGGGAGGGGCGTCTGGAGACGTAGTCCGCGAATGTGGCTCCGGTGTTCTGACGGTGCTTGTCGGTGACTTGGTAGCTGTAGTTGAGGGAGTCGGCGACGACGGGTGCGGGCAGTTCGAGGACGAGGGCTCGAAGGGAGGCGTTGCGGGCGCCGCGGAGGTCGACCCCGGCGTTGCGGAGCTTGTTCATCAGGGTGCCCTGGTGGAGGTGTTGGCCGGGTCGGCCGCCGGGGAAAAGCCACTGGTTGTCGCGGTGGGCGGATGTTGTCTGATGGGGCAGCGCGGCGAGGTGTTCTCGGATGACACGGTCGAACGGTGACGGAATGGTGAGGACGTCGCCGGTGAACGCGACGATGATCGCCGTTTCGGTGGCCGTGAGCTGGTGCAGCCGCATTTGCGCGATGCGGACGAGTGGCTGCCCATAGAGCAGGAGGAGCAGGGCTGCGGCGCGCTCGTCCGGGTCGAGGGCGTTGGTGGGGGAGAGGAGCCGGGTGATGTGGTCGAGTCGTTGTTGCTGGGTGATGATCGGCTCCGCCTTCGCGACTCGGTAGGGAAACTCGAGCGAGGGGAGGTGGCGGTGGCTGACGGACCAGCGGACGAAGCCGCGGGCAAGACTTCGGGTGGTGGGGCCTATGAGCCAGTCGTCGATGTCGGTCTGGGTGCAGGTCGCGGGGGAGTGGCCGCGGTCTCGGATGTGGCGCAGGAACTCGAGGGCGACGGTCGTTGATTGTTTGGCGGAGAGGAAGGTGCCCTTCTTCAGCTGGCCCGTGGTGGCGAGGTGGTGCATGCGGTTGAGGTGGACCCAGCGGGCGTATTGCCTCAGCAGGCGTGCGTCGTCAGGTTCGGCGCCGGCGAGTTTGCTGTCGAGCCAGGTCTGGAATCGTTCGATGTCGAGGTGGACAGGGTCGAGGAGGCCGTGTTCGACGCAGAGTTCCCGGAGGAACGCGACCTTGCTCGGATGGCTGTGTCCGGTGAAGGTGGCGTGCTCGAGTGGCGCGACGCCGCGGGAGAGATCTCGGATGAGTGCCTTCGTGTGCGGGTTGACGATCAACCAGACCCGGGCGCTGCGGGCGTGCGCCTGCTGCGTCAGAGCGGTGAACAGCGGCAGCATCGTGGGGTTGATGTGCCCGTGGGTGTCGGTGAAGAGGTCAGTGAGGTCGTCGGTGAGGCAGCAGTGGGCGCAGAGTCCGATGCGGACGGGTTCGTCTTCGCGGCCGCAACGGGCGCAGTGGAAGTCTTTGGGGATTCCGGCGCAATCGACGCAGCACGGTTCCTCGGCGAGCAGTCCGGGAAGCAGACGATTGACGTGGCAGCCCGGGCAGGTGCCGTGGAGGCGGGTGGCGCGTTGGTAGCAGCGTCGACAGATGCGCCCCTCAGGCCACGTGGTGGCGAACCGAACCCCCGTGCGGCCGCAGCGGACGCATTCGGCAGGGGAGCGGGGCCGGCTCATTCAGGTCGGTGGACCCGTGCTCGAGCGGGACGGAACGCGTCCTTCGTCGCCGAGGCGTCGACCGTTCCGGTGGCGCGGTCGGGAACGGCCTGGACGGTGATCGGGCAGAGCTCCTCGAAGGTGCAGTCGAGGGTGTCGAGGATCGCGCCGAGCAGTGCCAGGTTCATGCGTTCGGGCGTGCCGCCGACGAGGCGATAGATCTGCGAGTCCGAGAGGTGGATGCCCCGATCGGAGAGGTGCGGGATGAGGTCGGAGATGGTGTTCATTCCTCGGGCGGCCATCAGCTCCCGAAGCCGCCAGCCGTGTTCGATTCGTCGTTGCATGGTCAGGTTTCCTTCGTGGTGAGCTGGGTGGCCATCCGGGCGATCGCGTCATCGACGACGCGGGCGCGGTAATCGGGGGACAGGCCGGTATAGATAGAGGTCGTGGAGGCGTGTTCGTGGCCGACTTGCTGCTGGATGAAGAAGGCGTCGTAACCGTCCTCGACCAGGTGCGTAACGTAAGAGCGGCGCAGCGAATGGAAGTCGAGATCCTCGACCAAGCCCGCCTCGCGGCGGACCTCGTTGAAGGCCCGGCTCACGGAGTCAGCGGCGACCATGCCGCTGCGTTCGCTCGGCCAAAGCGCAGTCGACCCGGGTGGCGCGAACAGCGGCCGGACATCGGTTCTCCATTCGCGTATGCACTCGACGATCCAGTCGAACTCCGGCAGCGTCAGAACCGTGCGGCGCTTCGGGGGAGAGCCGCGCATCGCCTTCCCGAACCGGACATAGATGATCCCGACATCACCGAACTGGCGTGCCCTAGGGTTTGAGGCGAGATCGACGAGATCGAGTTGACGGACCTCGTTGCGGCGCAGACCCCAGGCGTAGGCGGCCTTCATCATCGTCGCGATCCGGAACGCCGGAATCCAGCCCTTCGACCCGGAGCGGCGGATGCGGAGCACCCGGTCGTCCGCGCAATCGAACAGGTCCTGGATCTCGTCGCGGGTGTAAGGCCGCTTTCCGGGGGTGCCGATCGCGGCCTGCGCGTGACGGGCGGTGTTCCACTCGTGGAAGACCTGAGCGGGGTGGTCACCGAACCGGTCCCAGCAGTGCTCGCTCCAGCCGTAAGCCGGATCGGTCAGATACTCCAGGAACATCCGCAACGCGTTCTGGTAACCCAGCAGGGTCGCGTGGGACGCGCCCTTCAAACCGCGGAGCTCGAGGAAGAACTCATCGACCATCGACGCCGTCCACGACCACGGATAGCAGCCAGCGAACGCCAGGAACCGCACCGCGATCGAACGGCGCTTCTCGATCGTCGACGCCGACAGAAGCCGAGTGACCTGCTGTGCAGCCCACCCGTCGAGCATCGCCACCCAGACGCTTTCCTCGGCGTTCAGGATGGCGATACCAGCGCGCAGATGGACAGGAACCGCTCCTGGTTGACCCGGCTCATCCATCCGCATAATATGCGAAATGTTCGCATTAACCGCGAATGTGCGTCAAGCGTGTCAAAGAAACGTCCGATCAGCGGTCATTTACTAACAAGGGCGTCGAAGCGATTTCCATGCAGTCCACTCGTTCTTGGCGTCCAGGCGGGCTCTGGTTCCTTGCAATGTGAGGGAGGTCGAGGGGACCGGCCAGTTCGAATCACGTGCGAAGATGCCGTCTTCTTATTGACATAATCCTTACTATCGGCGCGGTCGCGGGCCTAGGTTTGGACGCGCCAGTAACCCCTGTTGGACTCCGCTGCGACAGATCTGTTGCTGGGCCGACCATGTCGGTATGACACGACACCGGAAAGCCTGCACCACGTCCCGCGCGCTGCCCACCCAGCACGTCATCGACCTCGAGAACCTCGTCGCCGGTCGGGTGAGTTACTCGCGCACCGCCGAGTTCTTCCAGCGATACCGGGCACTGGTCCCGATCGGCCCCGCGGACGACGTCGTGGTGGGCCTCAGCCCCTCGACGGCACCCGAGGCAGCTTTCGCGCTCCCAGAGCGCACCCGGTTGCGCGTCGGGCGCTGGGGGCGGGATTCCGCGGACCAGGCGCTGCTCGACGCGATCGACCCCGATTTCACCGCCGCGCATTTCTCGAGGGTTGTCCTCTGCTCCGGCGACCACTGCTTCGCCCCACTGGTATCAGCGCTTCGCGCTCACAAACTCGACGTGGTGGTGGTCTTCGTGCCGCTCAGTATTTCCGCCAAGCTCTACACCACCGCGTCCGACTCGCTGCGTTTCCCGGCATTGGCGGCATGATGCGGTTCTTACCGTCGCTGGCCGCCGTCGTGGCGCCGTTCGTCGTGACCGTCGCACTTGCCGTGAACGTGTCGGGGCCGGAACGCCTCGTCCTCGCCGGGATGTGTGCGCTCGCGGCGTTCGTGACCCTGCTGTGCGATCCGAAGCACCGGGCTAGCCTGGCGGGGATTCTCTGGTCGGTGGCCGCCGTCGGCGTCGTCATGCAGTTGAGGCTGACCTCCCGCGTGTGGCCGGTCGCCGCGGACGACCAGTTCGGCGCCAGCGTTCTCCGAATGACGTTTCTCCTGGGCGGCGCAATCGCGGTGCTCGCGGTCACGGCAGTGATCACGAGGGTGGCGCGGGACCGGCGCTTCGACCCCCCGCCGACGCTGCTGCTCGGAGTCGCCCTGTTCGCCCTTGTACTTCGCCTGCTCCCGGCGGTCGCCGGCGGCGGGTTGAGCGCCGGCACGCTCGCCTTTCCCGGGGTCGGCTCGGTACAGGTGGGGGAGTTGACGCGCTTCGTTCTCGTCCTTTGCGTCGCATTCGCCATGCACGCCTTCATGACGCGCGCCGACTTGCTGCCTGCCCGACGTGGCGCATTGATCGGCACCATGCTGACGGCGGCGGTCTACGTGGGAGTCGTCGGCCTGCTGGACGCTGGGCCCGCGCTGCTGTCCGCAGCTGGCATGCTGATCGTGTGGTGGCTGACCACGCACCAGGGGAACCCGCTGCCACGGTTAGTGCTGCCCGTCGCAGTGGCGGCCACCGGCGTCCTCGCCATCGGCGCCGGCCTGCTCGTAAGCGAGCCGCTGCGCGAACAGGCACTCTCGAAGTTCGGTGAGATCGAGGAACGTTTCGGCAACATCCTGTCCGACGACCCGCAGCTCCTCCTCGGTCGCGTTGCGTTAGCAGAGGGCGGCGCTATCGGGGCCGGCCCCGGTAGTAGTTCACTCGCGTCTCAGGTGCCCGAAGCGAACTCCGACATGATTGCCGCGTCGATCGGCGCCGACCTGGGCGCCCTCCCTCTCGCCGGGCTGGTGATAGGCGCCGTCTGGGTGTCCATCGTGCTGATCGACGGTGTCGCGCGGCGACGGGGTCCGCTGGAGGCCGCCGCCGTCGCGCTGTGCTTCATCGGTGCCGTGCAGGTCCTATGGCCGACACTTGCGGCCATGGGTTTCGCCCCTCTCACCGGTATCTCCGCCGGGATGCTGGCCCCCACTGGCACCACGCTGATGATGACGGCGGCTACGGTGGGGGTCGGCCTGGGCGCCACGGGAGTGGAGGAGGCACCAGCGGCGCCGCGGGCGCTGAGCAGTGTGCTCTGGGCGGCGACCGCGGCTACGGTCGCCGGCGCCCTCGTCGCGGCACTGATGCCGTGGAACGTCTCGGGCTTCGATGCCATGAGGCAGCGGGGCCAGATCGTCTCCGTGGACGGTGCCGTATTGGCGACGACCACCTGGTCGTCTACGCAAGGATCGGACACGATCGAGCCGGAGCGCGAGTACCGGAATGGCCCGCTGTACGGGGAGGTTACCGGTCGGGAGTGGGGTGCATTCGGTCATTCACGGTTGGAGGAATCGGCTGCCGGCACTTTGACGTGCGGCGGTGCAGCACCCTGGTGGGCTTTTGCGGAACGGCTGCTGCACCCTGTGCCGTGTCGCCCCGCGGACGTCGTGGTGACGATCCACTCCGACATTCAGGAGGCGGCGGCGAACGCGCTGCAGGGCCGACGGGGTGCTGCGGTGGTACTCGACGCGGCCAACGGCGACACGATCGCGATGTACTCCACGGGTGTGACCGACCCAAGCGGGTGGAAACCCCAGGATAAGGACGGCCAGTCGTTCCTCGCCGGGCAAGCCGAGATCGCCCCCGGTTCCGTGCTGAAGCCGTTCGTCGCGGCCGTAGGGCTTGTCGACGGGGTAGGCACGGACGGCTCGCCGCGTCGGCAGTTCACCATCGATGGGGAGTCCCTCAGCAACTCCGGCGATGCGGTGTGCAACGACGTCTCGCTCACCGGTGCACTGTCGGCCAGCTGCAACACGCCCTTCGCGAAGATGGCGACCGAAATCGGCGCCGAGCCACTGGCTCAAGGACTTACCAAGTACTTCGGCTTCGACGAGGGGCTGACGTTGGATGGGCTGCCCGTCTCCGGCGTGTACACGGGCCTGACCGCGGACGTGGCGGGCGGAGCTCTGGCGCGGACCGGGATCGGCCAGGAATCTGTGCAAGCATCGCCCCTCGCACTCGCGGGCGGTTACGCACTGATCGTTGCCGCGCTGACCGGAAAAGATGCCGCCGCGCCCCGCCTGGTAGCTGGCACCTGCGATGCCGGCGAGTTCCACCCCGCTCCCATGGCGGCCACCGCGACTGCGCAGCTGCCCGAGCCCGTCGCGAGCGAGGTGTACGACGGGATGCTGGGCGCGATCGAGCGTGTGGATGGCACCCTGCACACCCTGGACGCTGTCGCTGTGGGGCTTGATGCGGAGGTTGCCGGAAAATCCGGTACCGCGGAGGTTCCGACGACGACATCCTCGACCGGCCTCGCCCACTGGACTGCGCTGTTGGTGAACAAGAGGTACGTGGTGGTCACGCTGGTGCTCGATGAGGACCCCGCCGACAACCCCGCCAAGGTGGTGGCGGGCGAGCTGCTCCCCGCGGTCGCTGGCCTCGAGTCGGGGCAAGCGGGGTGCTTTGCCTAAACGTAGGTTGCTGTGGGTGGAAGCGGAACGGGTGCTATGCCATCATCGCGCCATGGGGAATCCGATCCGCATCACTTTGAAGTGGCGCCACGATGTCGACGCGAGGTGGGAGGTCGAAGAGATCGATCTGGCTGAGAACACGGAGGTGAGGGTGGGCTCAGCGCACGACCGAGGCGGCCTACTGCCCACGGGGAACGCGCTCGAGGTGAGGGTGGTGCCGGGGTCCCATCCACCACGCGTGTACGCGTACCACCGGTCGAGCAGGCCGAACTGGGGGGTGCGAGTACATACGCCCGGCTCGCGGGACCACCTGAGCCGCGCCGGCGTCGGCGCGCCACTCGCAAGCGGGTCCGTGGTGCTCGCCGGCTACCTGCGCGCCGACCCCGAACCCGACGAGAAGGTACTCGTGCACCTCACCGTGTACCCGACAGCGTACGTAGCGGACGGCAGGATCGACCCCCAATCGTCCGGATTCGCGCATGCGAGGCA contains:
- a CDS encoding cation diffusion facilitator family transporter, translating into MTTTTERPNHDRKAVLQKRIRLIVAITIGYNLIEAIIAIAAGTAASSGALIGFGLDSTIEVLSAAAVAWQFTRKDPERWEKGTLRVIALAFFALALYVGANAILTLTQAVDIEHSTVGIVLTALSVVIMPFLSLAERRTGRELGSATAIADSKQTLICTYLSAAVLIGLLLNTLFGWWWADPIAALVIVIFAIREGIQAWKGDACATSVGMLLEDDDHKDEGHHH
- a CDS encoding helix-turn-helix transcriptional regulator gives rise to the protein MLTISTRLDVMNRLGRAMADPTRSRILMLLLDQPAYPAEIAQQLELTRQNVSNHLTCLRDCGIVVAEPEGRQHRYEIADAHLAKALNNLVGVVLAVDASAPCNDEACTVPGCCEVTL
- a CDS encoding helix-turn-helix transcriptional regulator; translated protein: MQRRIEHGWRLRELMAARGMNTISDLIPHLSDRGIHLSDSQIYRLVGGTPERMNLALLGAILDTLDCTFEELCPITVQAVPDRATGTVDASATKDAFRPARARVHRPE
- a CDS encoding site-specific integrase, coding for MDEPGQPGAVPVHLRAGIAILNAEESVWVAMLDGWAAQQVTRLLSASTIEKRRSIAVRFLAFAGCYPWSWTASMVDEFFLELRGLKGASHATLLGYQNALRMFLEYLTDPAYGWSEHCWDRFGDHPAQVFHEWNTARHAQAAIGTPGKRPYTRDEIQDLFDCADDRVLRIRRSGSKGWIPAFRIATMMKAAYAWGLRRNEVRQLDLVDLASNPRARQFGDVGIIYVRFGKAMRGSPPKRRTVLTLPEFDWIVECIREWRTDVRPLFAPPGSTALWPSERSGMVAADSVSRAFNEVRREAGLVEDLDFHSLRRSYVTHLVEDGYDAFFIQQQVGHEHASTTSIYTGLSPDYRARVVDDAIARMATQLTTKET
- a CDS encoding NYN domain-containing protein; amino-acid sequence: MTRHRKACTTSRALPTQHVIDLENLVAGRVSYSRTAEFFQRYRALVPIGPADDVVVGLSPSTAPEAAFALPERTRLRVGRWGRDSADQALLDAIDPDFTAAHFSRVVLCSGDHCFAPLVSALRAHKLDVVVVFVPLSISAKLYTTASDSLRFPALAA
- a CDS encoding penicillin-binding transpeptidase domain-containing protein, translating into MMRFLPSLAAVVAPFVVTVALAVNVSGPERLVLAGMCALAAFVTLLCDPKHRASLAGILWSVAAVGVVMQLRLTSRVWPVAADDQFGASVLRMTFLLGGAIAVLAVTAVITRVARDRRFDPPPTLLLGVALFALVLRLLPAVAGGGLSAGTLAFPGVGSVQVGELTRFVLVLCVAFAMHAFMTRADLLPARRGALIGTMLTAAVYVGVVGLLDAGPALLSAAGMLIVWWLTTHQGNPLPRLVLPVAVAATGVLAIGAGLLVSEPLREQALSKFGEIEERFGNILSDDPQLLLGRVALAEGGAIGAGPGSSSLASQVPEANSDMIAASIGADLGALPLAGLVIGAVWVSIVLIDGVARRRGPLEAAAVALCFIGAVQVLWPTLAAMGFAPLTGISAGMLAPTGTTLMMTAATVGVGLGATGVEEAPAAPRALSSVLWAATAATVAGALVAALMPWNVSGFDAMRQRGQIVSVDGAVLATTTWSSTQGSDTIEPEREYRNGPLYGEVTGREWGAFGHSRLEESAAGTLTCGGAAPWWAFAERLLHPVPCRPADVVVTIHSDIQEAAANALQGRRGAAVVLDAANGDTIAMYSTGVTDPSGWKPQDKDGQSFLAGQAEIAPGSVLKPFVAAVGLVDGVGTDGSPRRQFTIDGESLSNSGDAVCNDVSLTGALSASCNTPFAKMATEIGAEPLAQGLTKYFGFDEGLTLDGLPVSGVYTGLTADVAGGALARTGIGQESVQASPLALAGGYALIVAALTGKDAAAPRLVAGTCDAGEFHPAPMAATATAQLPEPVASEVYDGMLGAIERVDGTLHTLDAVAVGLDAEVAGKSGTAEVPTTTSSTGLAHWTALLVNKRYVVVTLVLDEDPADNPAKVVAGELLPAVAGLESGQAGCFA